Sequence from the Bacteroidota bacterium genome:
ATTAACTGGAATGTTTGGAAGGTTGCCTGTTATATTGGTCCAGGTAGCACCGCCATCATTAGTTTCAAAAACCTTTGCTCCCTTTATATAGCCGGAACAAGTTACCCACATACGTAGTGGGTTGGTTGGATGAAACCATGCGTAGGTAAAGTTGGTATTACCATTCGGAATATTCTGACTGACATTGGTCCAGGTGGTACCACCATTGCTTGTTTTTAAAAGTGTACTTTGTCGTCCACATATAATATGATTGCTATCACTGGGGCTTACATGCAATAATGTTAAATTGCCACCACTAAGATTGCTGATTTTGGTAGAAGTGCTTCCATTATTGGTACTGCGATATACTTCAGAATAACCTACATATAACGTGCCCCCGGGTGTCATTACAAAAGGAGTTACCCAATCGCCAGTACCATTCAGGTTGCCTAATATGTTTGAAAAACTTGCACCACTATTAGTAGAGCGCCCTATGCTTCCATACTGACTTGCCGAGAAAAGAATACTCGTATTGGTAGTGTGTATTAACTGCTCCATGCCATCGCCACCTCGCATATATTTCCATGTATTATTAAGCCTGCGCGAAGAGTTGTTGTCCTGTGCGCCAGCCATAATCATATCCGAATTTAATTGTGAACATGACAGGCGATAGAATTGAGTAATCTCAATTCCCGAAGTTAAATCGGTCCAAGTATTACCATCATCGGTTGAACGATAAACACCACCATCATTGCTACTGTAAAGGTTGCTGCCAAAATATTCGAGATTATGAATATCGGCATGCACCAGAGCAACACCATTGCTACCTTGCCAATGCCCTTTGCATGCCCAAGAGCTGCCCCCATTTGTGCTGCGCCAGGTATTGACTCCACCTACAAAAACCATTTCGGCATTCACAGGCGAGGCACAAATAGCAAGGTCGTACCAGGCCTGCCCACCATTATCATTACCAGTCACACTCCACCCTAATAGATTAGGTGTTGACGAACGCATGGTAAAGCTAGTGCCATCGTTGGTACTGCGATACAATCCTTCGAAACCCTGACTGCCAGCTTCGCCCGCAACCAGATATACATAAGAAGCATTTGCAGGAGTTACGGCAATTGCCAAACGGCTTACTGCATTGGTAGCAGGCAATCCAGTTGTTATGGTAACCCAGGAAGTGCCACCATCAGTAGTTTTAAAAAACTGTCCATCATTAACTGCGTATATCGTATTGGGGTCACCGGGTTTATATTCGATATCACGATAATCGCCTTTCCTAATTTCGTTCCAGGTTATACCGCCATCCGTGGTTTTATATAATCCAATGTTGGTTGCTGCTAACAATTCATCATAGTTGGTTGGGTGCATTACTAATTTACGTGTAAGGCGGGCTTTGCTTGTTCCAAAATTTAAACCGGTAAGGTTCCAACTTTGACCGCCATCTATGGATTTTACTACTCCTAATCCATAGGTGTCGCCAGCTTCGCCATCTCCTGAAGCTGCATAAATTATTTGCGAATTCTGTGGATGTATAACTGTATTGCTAAAACCGAGCACCGGAAAACCATCAGTGTTGGTTTCCCAGTTTACACCGCCATTGGATGTGGTCCAAATACCTCCGGAGGCCGAAGCAACAACCAAATAATTACTATTACCCACTGCCTGTGCTGTTCCATTAATGCGGCCAAGTCCTTTTACAGTATTGTTGGCATCTTTAAGAGTAGGACCCAACGGCACCCATGCACCGCTTGATTTTGAAAGCAAATTCTGATTGCTGAATTTTTGCATCTCTTCATAAATCATCATTGGGTTTGGCAGCTTGCCCGATGGCGCTAGCCGCTCTTCCATAAAATATTCCCAACGCTTAAATATCTGGAACCCTCCTTCTTCTTCTTCGGTAAGTGCTTTGCGTACATTCTTACGCATTTGTTTTTCTTGCTTGCTAAAGATGGAAGCATACTTCTTTTGAACATCGTAAAAATTAGCATTCTCCTTTAGCATGTCTTCACGCCATGATTGCGATTTGATTGTTGTTACACCCATAATGCATAGCATTATGACAACATACATTTTCTTCATTCTATAAATAATTTTTGATATGGCAAAGATAGAAAGCTAAGGCAATTTATTGTTGTTAAATTATGCTAATTTGAATTTCTAATTTACAATTACGAATTACGAACTAGGAATACCAATATGAATTACGAATTGGGAAAACCAATACTAAGTAAGAATTTGTAATACGAATAACAGTTGCGACTATTGGATTGATAATGAACCCTTGGCTATGGACGGAGGTTGCGAATTGATTAAACATTGGGGCTGAAAGTATGAAATACGCTACACAATTTCCCTTTCCATGTGGAAAGGGGAAACTCAATTTTACTCCTTCACCACCCTCCTATCATAGCGCCTACCTTGATGTTGTATGCGTGCTATGTACATTCCGCTTGCAAGTGTGGCAATGTTGAGTGACTGATTTACGTTTGCTTGTAGTTGTGTGCTTAGCTGCAACTTTCCACTGATGTCAAGTAATTGAAAGGTGATTGGCTCTTGTGTTTTTAAGAGCACCATTACTTCCAACATGTTTTTTGCAGGATTGGGGTTTATACCAAATACATTGTCAACAATTGAAATCGCATTGATAGAAGTAAAAACATTAAGCACGGTTATCACCAAGCTATCGCAACCAAACTGTGTGGTGAGCGAATCGTAATACAAGCCGCTTTGCGTTTGCCATGCGCCACATGCAAATGCACTATCTCCTTGAATGATGTTAACGGTGTCTGTATATGTTTGGTAGGGATGTGCAATTACTGTAAATGAGTTTGTATCACATAATTGTAAGGTTGTATCACATTCAGTGAGGTGTAGTGTCCATGGGCCATTGGCATGCCATTGGACATCAATAGCACTTGTACCTTGTCCTGTAATTATTTGTCCTCCACTAACATTCCAAGTATAGATGTTGCCTATATTATCAGTGGTTTTGTAATTAGCTGTAGATGCACTATCATAACATAAGCTTTGTGCACCGCTTATTGCTGTTCCTAAGTTAGCATAGGACAAATAAATTAATGTACTTGCTTTATTGGTAACAACCGGAGCATTAAAATCAAAATAAATAGATGCCTCGCTTAAAATTTCAGCTCCTACTTGCAACGTTTTATTTGGCTTAATGCGATACCGAATGTATCCATGACTGCCTTGTTCATCAACATTGCTATCGGGCAAAAGTATATTTGGAAACTCAAATGTGGCAAGGC
This genomic interval carries:
- a CDS encoding T9SS type A sorting domain-containing protein translates to MQQIDSLNDFAYQPTTIANDLYISIHPLSPFRSGFNATYNIHYKNIGTTVLSPIIYFFNDAKVDFVSSNVLPANVYADSVIWNLPALAPFSEGDITVTVYVHQGLQIGTLLNSSAKIFPFVDDYDIANNSASWEVTTIGSFDPNEIIVNKDSVSVFDLKPVPPYLEYVIYFQNTGNDTAFNVKVENIIPKKLNLASFEFLSSSNPVNISLNSESRLATFEFPNILLPDSNVDEQGSHGYIRYRIKPNKTLQVGAEILSEASIYFDFNAPVVTNKASTLIYLSYANLGTAISGAQSLCYDSASTANYKTTDNIGNIYTWNVSGGQIITGQGTSAIDVQWHANGPWTLHLTECDTTLQLCDTNSFTVIAHPYQTYTDTVNIIQGDSAFACGAWQTQSGLYYDSLTTQFGCDSLVITVLNVFTSINAISIVDNVFGINPNPAKNMLEVMVLLKTQEPITFQLLDISGKLQLSTQLQANVNQSLNIATLASGMYIARIQHQGRRYDRRVVKE
- a CDS encoding T9SS type A sorting domain-containing protein; its protein translation is MKKMYVVIMLCIMGVTTIKSQSWREDMLKENANFYDVQKKYASIFSKQEKQMRKNVRKALTEEEEGGFQIFKRWEYFMEERLAPSGKLPNPMMIYEEMQKFSNQNLLSKSSGAWVPLGPTLKDANNTVKGLGRINGTAQAVGNSNYLVVASASGGIWTTSNGGVNWETNTDGFPVLGFSNTVIHPQNSQIIYAASGDGEAGDTYGLGVVKSIDGGQSWNLTGLNFGTSKARLTRKLVMHPTNYDELLAATNIGLYKTTDGGITWNEIRKGDYRDIEYKPGDPNTIYAVNDGQFFKTTDGGTSWVTITTGLPATNAVSRLAIAVTPANASYVYLVAGEAGSQGFEGLYRSTNDGTSFTMRSSTPNLLGWSVTGNDNGGQAWYDLAICASPVNAEMVFVGGVNTWRSTNGGSSWACKGHWQGSNGVALVHADIHNLEYFGSNLYSSNDGGVYRSTDDGNTWTDLTSGIEITQFYRLSCSQLNSDMIMAGAQDNNSSRRLNNTWKYMRGGDGMEQLIHTTNTSILFSASQYGSIGRSTNSGASFSNILGNLNGTGDWVTPFVMTPGGTLYVGYSEVYRSTNNGSTSTKISNLSGGNLTLLHVSPSDSNHIICGRQSTLLKTSNGGTTWTNVSQNIPNGNTNFTYAWFHPTNPLRMWVTCSGYIKGAKVFETNDGGATWTNITGNLPNIPVNCIIYENGGSDGLYIGTDAGIFYKNVSLKNWQSFMTGLPNVIVRELEIVYPANKIRAATYGRGVWESELYTLSKPVVDFTASRIKICTGQSVFFSDNSTEAPTSFQWVFSGGTPATATTDTVTVTYNTDGIYDVKLVAQNSAGNDSVIKTALIEVSSASVALPFAHDFEGNTMLPATWALTNPDIDMTWVQTNVAGGFAQSSKSAMYKNFGNYNTATRDFFVTDNYDFSALTTAELSFDVAYARQLPNNNDSLIVYASDDCGLTYSKVYAKGGSGLKTYNAFLSTQFIPVSWDWRKEVVSINQYAGKSQVMFKFEAYSAGGNNLYLDNINLGALSGIGINELQNQECVLNPNPANGFVNLNCITLSNRTIELFDLHGRMVKQETMSQLNQQFDISRLESGVYFMQITDGQNSKRVVKLVKQ